One segment of Pempheris klunzingeri isolate RE-2024b chromosome 20, fPemKlu1.hap1, whole genome shotgun sequence DNA contains the following:
- the cog7 gene encoding conserved oligomeric Golgi complex subunit 7, translated as MDFSKFLDDDFDVKEWVNGAFKVVQKDAPGKADAHAATLVMKLQLFIQEVNNAIEESSNQALQNMPRVLRDVEALKQEASFLKEQMVLVKEDIKKFEQDTVQSMQVLVEIDQVKGRMQLAAEALQEADKWSTLSADIEETFKTQDFAVISSKLTSMQNSLAMLVDTPDYSEKCVHLEALKNRLEALASPQIVATFNSMSIDQAKLFVKVFTEIDRMPQLLAYYYKCHKGQLVSMWQDVSQSELSLNQQLSEFYDTLISTWHNQLQWSSQVFKNPYEVVTVLLIQTLGAMVPSIPVCLSTAVERAAQEQRLNTLLELHHTTSTFGHSLEAAMLPHLGENNLLKVNELVGALYDPYKPYQLQYGDLEESHLLIQISAVPLEHGEVIDCVEELSHSVGKLFGLTSAAVDRCVKLTDGLAVCGLLKALKALFTKYVSDFSTTLQSIRKKCKLEDTPSSSLFQEDWTAFQNSVRIIATCGELLRQCGAFEQQLSNKILATAGKYLSESYSPRSLAGIQEASSTERKSTTKNPWQEYNYLQRGNMAEYNSLMEVLYSLKEKGTGNSSLLAEPRSALTRLNQQANQLAFDSVFLQIKHQLCLVSKMESQEAPGFGERYTEDLPTFSLSPQEYITNIGQYLMSLPLHLEPFVTQEDPALEMALHAGKLPFPPEQGDDLPELDNTADYWLGSIARATMQTYCDAILLIPQLSTHSTKQLATDIDYLSNVMDALGLQPSRTLQHIVTLLRAKPEDYRQTAKLLPRRLASTIAALRFIDY; from the exons ATGGATTTCTCCAAATTCCTGGACGATGATTTTGATGTGAAAGAGTGGGTGAACGGCGCCTTCAAGGTGGTGCAGAAGGACGCGCCGGGGAAGGCGGATGCACACGCAGCCACACTGGTCATGAAACTGCAGCTGTTCATCCAGGAAGTCAACAATGCCATTGAGG AGAGCAGTAACCAGGCCCTTCAAAATATGCCCAGAGTGCTGCGAGACGTGGAGGCCTTGAAACAGGAGGCTTCCTTCCTCAAGGAGCAAATGGTTCTGGTCAAAGAGGACATCAAGAAGTTTGAGCAAGACACTGTGCAGTCTATGCAG GTCCTGGTGGAGATAGACCAAGTGAAGGGCCGCATGCAGCTGGCAGCTGAAGCTCTGCAGGAGGCAGACAAGTGGAGCACACTGAGTGCAGACATTGAGGAGACCTTCAAAACACAG GACTTTGCAGTCATTTCCTCCAAGCTGACCAGCATGCAGAACAGCCTGGCCATGTTGGTGGACACACCAGACTACTCTGAAAAGTGTGTCCACCTGGAGGCTCTGAAGAACAGACTTGAGGCTTTGGCCAGTCCACAGATAGTAGCAACCTTTAACTCCATGTCTATAG ACCAAGCCAAGCTGTTTGTTAAAGTCTTTACAGAGATAGATAGAATGCCACAGCTCCTTGCCTACTACTACAAGTGTCACAAG GGTCAGTTGGTAAGCATGTGGCAGGATGTCTCTCAGAGCGAGCTCAGCCTGAATCAGCAGCTGTCTGAATTCTACGACACCTTGATCTCCACGTGGCACAATCAGCTACAGTGGAGCAGCCAG GTGTTCAAGAACCCGTATGAAGTGGTGACTGTGTTGCTCATCCAAACCCTGGGGGCCATGGTCCCATCCATCCCCGTGTGCCTGAGCACGGCCGTGGAGCGGGCAGCCCAAGAGCAGCGTCTCAACACCCTGCTGGAACTCCATCACACCACGTCCACCTTCGGACACAGCCTGGAAGCTGCCATGCTGCCGCACCTGG GTGAGAATAATCTGCTCAAGGTGAACGAGTTGGTCGGCGCGCTGTATGACCCCTACAAACCTTATCAACTTCAGTATGGAGACCTGGAGGAATCTCACCTCCTCATCCAGATCAGCGCTGTACCTTTG GAACACGGGGAGGTAATTGATTGTGTGGAAGAGTTGAGCCACTCTGTTGGCAAGCTGTTTGGCCTGACCAGCGCTGCTGTGGACCGCTGTGTCAAACTGACTGACGGGTTGGCTGTGTGCGGCCTCCTCAAAGCCCTCAAAGCCCTCTTCACCAA GTATGTGTCAGACTTCTCCACAACACTGCAGTCAATCAGGAAGAAATGTAAACTGGAGGATACTCCAAGTTCCTCTCTTTTCCAAGAGGACTGGACGGCCTTCCAGAACTCTGTCag gATTATTGCCACTTGTGGAGAATTACTTAGGCAATGTGGAGCCTTTGAGCAGCAGCTGTCAAACAA GATCCTGGCCACGGCAGGTAAGTACTTGTCAGAGTCGTACAGCCCACGCAGCCTGGCGGGCATCCAGGAGGCCAGctccacagagaggaagagcaccACCAAGAACCCCTGGCAGGAATACAACTACCTCCAGAGGGGCAATATGGCTGAATACAACAGCCTGATGGAAGTCCTCTACTCCCTAAAG GAGAAGGGCACAGGTAACTCCAGCCTGTTAGCAGAGCCCAGATCTGCTCTGACCAGACTCAACCAGCAGGCCAACCAGCTGGCCTTCGACTCCGTCTTCCTGCAGATCAAACACCAGCTCTGTCTCGTCTCCAAGATGGAG agTCAAGAGGCGCCTGGGTTTGGAGAGAGATACACGGAGGACCTGCCTACTTTCAGCCTGTCACCACAAGAATACATTACAAAT ATAGGGCAGTACCTGATGTCTCTGCCTCTTCACTTGGAGCCATTTGTGACTCAGGAGGATCCGGCGCTCGAGATGGCCCTACATGCTGGGAAGCTTCCTTTCCCTCCAGAACAAG GCGACGACCTTCCTGAGCTGGACAACACCGCAGACTACTGGCTGGGCTCCATTGCTCGGGCAACCATGCAGACCTACTGTGATGCCATCCTGCTCATTCCCCAGCTGAGCACCCATTCCACTAAACAGCTGGCCACAGATATCG ACTATCTCAGCAATGTGATGGATGCTCTGGGCCTGCAGCCCTCCCGCACCCTGCAGCACATCGTCACCCTGCTGAGGGCCAAACCAGAGGACTACAGACAGACGGCCAAACTGCTGCCTCGTCGACTGGCCTCCACCATCGCTGCCCTCCGGTTCATCGACTACTAA